One genomic window of Paramormyrops kingsleyae isolate MSU_618 chromosome 20, PKINGS_0.4, whole genome shotgun sequence includes the following:
- the LOC111841965 gene encoding pyroglutamylated RF-amide peptide receptor, protein MGTCTAMGTMKITPELLKQLLQVYNLTRQDFIHTYNVLPLVYTPELPSSAKTTFVIMYAIIFVLALVGNSLVVYIVLRKRAVQSATNIFICSLAVSDLLITFFCIPFTLLQYISSEWLGGVLVCKSVPFVQTMAIVTGILTMTSIAVERYQGIVHPLKMKRQYTPQRAYKVLGLVWMAAVIVGSPMLFVQKLEVKYDFLYDRHHVCCQECWHSPAHRRAYATFILVALFLLPLATMLILYTRIGIELWIHKRVGDSSVLNTMNHSEINKISRKKKRAVKMMVTIVLLFTVCWAPFHTVHMLFEYNYLEKRYDEVTLNTVIAIVQAVGFFNSFNNPIVYAFMNENFKKHCKSALSCCLPQPGLPSLAAAAGGPRLTARFTRWGTSPRDRPKLISEGNVGESVVLRTARTETSTAFVEEKVSAVNSELPASCYIGS, encoded by the exons atgggAACATGCACCGCGATGGGAACGATGAAAATCACACCAGAACTACTGAAGCAGCTGCTTCAAGTCTACAACCTGACACGCCAAGACTTCATTCACACTTACAACGTGCTGCCGCTCGTCTATACTCCCGAGCTGCCGTCAAGCGCAAAAACGACATTTGTCATCATGTATGCCATCATTTTCGTCCTGGCACTGGTGGGAAACAGTCTGGTGGTTTACATAGTTTTGCGGAAGCGAGCAGTGCAGAGTGCCACCAACATCTTCATCTGCTCCCTGGCGGTGAGTGATCTGCTCATCACGTTCTTCTGCATCCCTTTCACCTTGCTGCAGTACATCTCTTCCGAGTGGCTTGGGG GGGTCCTGGTATGTAAATCTGTCCCCTTCGTCCAGACAATGGCTATAGTTACTGGCATTCTCACCATGACCAGTATTGCTGTGGAGAGGTACCAGGGCATCGTTCATCCGTTGAAGATGAAGCGGCAGTACACACCACAAAGAGCTTACAAAGTGCTAG GGCTGGTTTGGATGGCGGCTGTGATTGTTGGATCTCCAATGCTGTTTGTGCAAAAACTGGAG GTGAAGTACGACTTCCTGTACGACCGGCACCACGTCTGCTGCCAGGAGTGCTGGCACTCGCCCGCCCATCGCCGTGCGTACGCCACATTCATCCTGGTGGCGCTGTTCTTGCTGCCCCTGGCGACCATGCTTATCCTTTACACAAGGATCGGAATCGAGCTGTGGATACACAAGCGGGTTGGGGACTCCTCCGTGCTGAACACCATGAACCACAGCGAAATCAACAAGATTTCAAG GAAGAAGAAGCGGGCCGTTAAGATGATGGTCACCATCGTCCTACTCTTCACCGTTTGCTGGGCCCCATTTCATACCGTGCACATGCTGTTCGAGTACA ACTATCTGGAGAAGCGCTATGACGAAGTGACCCTCAACACGGTCATCGCCATCGTCCAGGCTGTGGGCTTTTTCAACTCATTTAACAACCCCATCGTGTACGCCTTCATGAACGAGAACTTCAAGAAGCACTGCAAGTCTGCGCTCTCCTGCTGCCTGCCGCAGCCTGGCCTGCCCTCGCTCGCCGCCGCCGCGGGGGGCCCCAGACTCACCGCGCGTTTCACCAGGTGGGGCACCTCCCCCAGAGACCGACCCAAACTCATCAGCGAGGGGAACGTGGGCGAGAGTGTGGTGTTGCGCACGGCGCGCACAGAAACCTCGACTGCGTTCGTGGAGGAGAAGGTGTCAGCCGTCAACTCGGAGCTGCCTGCCAGCTGCTATATTGGCTCATAA
- the LOC111841940 gene encoding protein TBATA-like isoform X1, which yields MEGAAQRGIEGLGQAARCQDAGGSGTAAGDSPFEKAMHFLAERVREPPRGAHRFGSLSHHSFFSRHNPHPHRVTHIQGLNGTPVCIVNDDLWTSTPSPLYPLIKSQMPLTVGRATPDPFLHRCRDSWTNHTAVPLSEAWREELRELAAKVSMSTTVKKEKKSQVTEGPSGRMTQYSAKTGRIIPASSRACSRHSTQASSRHGRHQGHPPSPALYDQELRILELLCQVLQTDSLSQVQQWLLYAHQREKDFVMELIQQAVDASVIDSLAKGVADPLPALSSSTRLPGRNHGFDKATDIIKEEDRPELIGMAEVLQVNSEETLQ from the exons ATGGAGGGAGCAGCCCAGCGCGGCATTGAAGGTCTCGGTCAGGCTGCTCGCTGTCAGGATGCGGGAGGGAGCGGGACGGCAGCAGGGGACTCGCCCTTCGAAAAAGCCATGCACTTTCTGGCAGAGAGGGTCCGCGAGCCCCCCAGAGGCGCACATCGCTTCGGCTCTCTCAGTCACCATTCATTCTTCTCCAGacacaacccccacccccacagagtCACGCACATCCAAG GTTTGAATGGGACCCCTGTATGCATAGTTAATGATGACTTGTGGACTTCCACACCGTCGCCCCTCTACCCACTGATTAAGAGTCAGATGCCCCTAACAGTCGGAAGAGCGACCCCTGACCCCTTCCTGCATCGCTGCCGAGACAGCTGGACCAATCACACGGCAG TTCCCCTGTCGGAAGCATGGAGGGAGGAACTCAGAGAACTTGCAGCTAAAGTCAGCATGTCGACGACagttaagaaagaaaaaaagtct CAAGTTACAGAAGGGCCGTCAGGCAGGATGACACAATACTCGGCCAAGACCGGACGCATTATTCCAGCCTCGTCACGGGCCTGCAGCAGACACTCGACCCAGGCTTCATCGAGACACGGCCGGCACCAGGGACACCCCCCCTCACCCGCCCTGTATGACCAGGAGCTCAGG ATCCTGGAGCTCCTGTGTCAGGTCCTCCAGACAGATTCCTTATCTCAGGTCCAGCAGTGGCTTCTGTATGCCCATCAGCGAG AGAAAGACTTTGTGATGGAGCTGATCCAGCAGGCCGTGGATGCCAGTGTGATCGACAGCCTTGCTAAGGGGGTAGCTGATCCCCTGCCAGCACTGTCCTCCTCCACAAGGCTTCCTGGAAGAAACCATGG TTTTGACAAAGCTACAGATATAATCAAAGAAGAGGACAGGCCAG aaTTGATTGGGATGGCGGAGGTGCTCCAGGTGAATTCAGAGGAAACTCTACAGTAA